The Tachyglossus aculeatus isolate mTacAcu1 chromosome 4, mTacAcu1.pri, whole genome shotgun sequence genome contains a region encoding:
- the LOC119927329 gene encoding histo-blood group ABO system transferase 2-like isoform X2, with translation MVGHKVNYYVYTDRPADVPAVPLREGRKLVVLEVQNYARWQDVSMHRMEMISYFAQQRFHREVDYLVCADVDMKFSDHVGVEILSPLFGTLHPGFYGAERRSFTYERRPLSQAYIPPDEGDFYYMGAFFGGTVNEVYKLTKECHQAMMMDKRNNIEAVWHDESHLNKYLLYHKPTKVLSPEYMWDEQLLGRPAILQKLRYVAVPKNHDEIRNR, from the coding sequence ATGGTGGGGCACAAGGTGAATTATTACGTCTACACAGACCGACCAGCTGACGTCCCTGCCGTCCCCCTCCGAGAGGGAAGGAAGTTGGTCGTCCTGGAAGTCCAGAATTACGCCCGCTGGCAGGACGTCTCCATGCACCGCATGGAGATGATTAGCTACTTCGCCCAGCAACGCTTCCACCGGGAAGTAGACTATCTTGTGTGCGCTGACGTAGATATGAAGTTCAGCGACCACGTCGGGGTGGAGATTCTCAGCCCTCTGTTCGGCACTCTCCACCCGGGCTTCTACGGGGCCGAACGGAGATCCTTCACCTACGAGCGGCGGCCTTTGTCTCAAGCCTACATTCCCCCAGATGAGGGGGACTTCTACTATATGGGGGCCTTTTTTGGAGGGACAGTGAACGAGGTGTACAAACTCACCAAGGAGTGTCACCAAGCCATGATGATGGACAAGCGCAATAACATTGAAGCAGTTTGGCACGATGAAAGCCACTTAAACAAATATTTGCTTTACCATAAGCCAACCAAAGTTCTTTCCCCAGAATACATGTGGGATGAGCAACTTCTGGGAAGGCCGGCCATCCTTCAGAAATTGAGGTATGTTGCTGTGCCAAAGAACCATGACGAAATTCGGAACAGATGA
- the SURF6 gene encoding surfeit locus protein 6 has protein sequence MASLAAKDSYLQNLAKKICSQQTQERQKRKFASKPGRPEDAGPPKKKKKKQKKQQQEKPQKQAEKAKPPQDKLSSTKQPAALRGQKPAVVGRKERPSQNGGPAGPSAPGPSSFLGLDILRQRLREKIQEARGQGSAKELSPATLEKRRRRKQEKERKKRKRKELKAKEKAAEAEAKESGQAAAEAPAPSGQQSGAQPDLVFNRVEVGEAPVAGKAQKRKEKRQQLKGKLTPLTGKNYRQLLERLEARKNKLEDLKDQDPGKAQQLETKMRWTNLLYKAEGVKIRDDEGLLKAALKRKEKRKAQRQRQWEKRTEQVVEKMQRRQDKRRSNIRKKKTAKLERRKDKARKKGRVLPEDLEKAGLK, from the exons ATGGCTTCTCTTGCCGCCAAAGACTCGTACTTACAGAATCTGGCCAAGAAAATCTGTTCCCAGCAGACTCAGGAGCGCCAGAAGCGAAAGTTTG CCTCGAAACCCGGTCGCCCCGAGGACGCTGGGCCcccaaagaagaagaagaagaagcagaagaagcagcagcaagaaAAACCACAGAAGCAGGCTGAGAAGGCCAAACCACCCCAGGACAAGTTGTCCAGTACCAAGCAGCCAGCAGCTCTGCGGGGCCAGAAGCCTGccgtggtggggaggaaggagaggccgAGCCAAAACGGGGGCCCTGCAG GTCCTTCAGCCCCTGGGCCCAGCTCCTTCCTGGGCTTAGATATTCTGCGCCAGCGGCTGCGGGAGAAGATCCAGGAAGCCAGAGGCCAG GGCAGCGCCAAGGAGCTGTCGCCCGCGACCCTAGAGAAACGGCGGCggaggaagcaggagaaggagaggaagaagcggAAGCGGAAGGAGCTGAAGGCGAAGGAGAAGGCGGCCGAGGCCGAGGCCAAAGAGTCCGGCCAGGCGGCGGCCGAGGCCCCGGCCCCGTCCGGCCAGCAGTCCGGGGCCCAGCCGGACTTGGTCTTCAACAGGGTGGAAGTCGGGGAGGCCCCGGTGGCAGGCAAGGcccagaagagaaaggagaagcggCAGCAGCTGAAGGGCAAGTTGACCCCGCTGACCGGGAAGAACTACAGGCAGCTGCTGGAGCGGCTGGAGGCCAGGAAGAACAAGCTGGAGGACCTGAAGGACCAGGACCCGGGGAAAGCCCAGCAGCTGGAGACCAAGATGCGCTGGACCAACCTGCTGTACAAAGCCGAGGGCGTGAAGATCCGGGACGACGAGGGGCTCCTCAAGGCCGCCCTGAAGCGCAAGGAGAAGCGCAAGGCCCAGCGGCAGCGGCAGTGGGAGAAGCGGACCGAGCAGGTGGTGGAGAAGATGCAGCGGCGGCAGGACAAGCGGCGCAGCAACATCCGCAAGAAGAAGACGGCCAAGCTGGAGCGCCGCAAGGACAAGGCCCGCAAGAAGGGCCGGGTTCTGCCCGAGGACCTGGAGAAGGCCGGCCTCAAGTGA